From Erwinia pyri, a single genomic window includes:
- the bfr gene encoding bacterioferritin: protein MKGDIKIISHLNKLLGNELVAVNQYFLHARMFKNWGLIRLNDIEYHESIDEMKHADKYIERILFLEGIPNLQDLGRLRIGEDVEEMLKSDLQLELEGARDLREAIAHADKVHDYVSRDMMITILEDEEHHIDFLETELDLISKIGIQNYLQSQIKVEE from the coding sequence TGAAGGGCGATATAAAAATCATCAGTCATCTCAACAAATTGCTTGGAAATGAGTTAGTTGCTGTTAATCAGTATTTCCTGCACGCGCGGATGTTCAAAAATTGGGGGCTGATACGCTTAAACGATATCGAATACCATGAGTCTATCGATGAGATGAAGCATGCGGACAAATATATAGAACGCATCCTTTTTCTTGAAGGCATTCCCAATTTGCAGGATCTTGGCAGGCTGCGTATCGGGGAAGATGTGGAAGAGATGCTGAAGTCAGATTTGCAGCTTGAACTGGAGGGGGCAAGGGATCTCCGGGAAGCGATCGCCCATGCAGACAAAGTCCACGATTATGTCAGCCGGGATATGATGATTACCATTCTGGAAGATGAAGAGCATCATATCGATTTTCTGGAAACGGAACTCGACCTGATAAGCAAAATTGGCATACAGAATTATCTGCAGTCACAAATTAAAGTAGAAGAGTAA
- the rpsJ gene encoding 30S ribosomal protein S10 yields MQNQRIRIRLKAFDHRLIDQSTAEIVETAKRTGAQVRGPIPLPTRKERFTVLISPHVNKDARDQYEIRTHKRLVDIVEPTEKTVDALMRLDLAAGVDVQISLG; encoded by the coding sequence ATGCAGAACCAAAGAATCCGTATCCGTCTTAAAGCGTTTGATCATCGTCTGATTGATCAATCAACTGCGGAAATCGTTGAGACTGCCAAGCGCACTGGTGCGCAGGTACGTGGTCCCATCCCGCTGCCGACCCGCAAAGAGCGTTTTACCGTTCTGATCTCCCCGCACGTCAATAAAGATGCGCGCGATCAGTACGAAATTCGTACTCACAAGCGTCTGGTTGACATCGTTGAGCCAACTGAAAAAACGGTTGATGCTCTGATGCGTCTGGATCTGGCTGCAGGTGTAGACGTGCAGATCAGCCTGGGTTAA
- the rplC gene encoding 50S ribosomal protein L3, which translates to MIGLVGKKVGMTRIFTEDGVSIPVTVIEIEANRVTQVKSLENDGYTAIQVTAGAKKANRVTKPEAGHFAKAGVEAGRGLWEFRTAEGAEFTVGQSINVDIFADVKKVDVTGTSKGKGFAGTVKRWNFRTQDATHGNSLSHRVPGSIGQNQTPGKVFKGKKMAGQLGNERVTVQSLDVVRVDAERNLLLVKGAVPGATGCDLIVKPAVKA; encoded by the coding sequence ATGATTGGTTTAGTCGGTAAAAAAGTGGGCATGACTCGTATCTTCACTGAAGATGGCGTTTCTATCCCAGTAACCGTGATTGAAATTGAAGCAAACCGCGTAACTCAGGTTAAGAGCCTGGAAAACGACGGCTACACTGCTATCCAGGTAACTGCCGGTGCTAAAAAAGCTAACCGTGTCACTAAGCCTGAAGCAGGCCATTTTGCTAAAGCTGGCGTTGAAGCTGGCCGTGGTCTGTGGGAATTCCGTACCGCTGAAGGCGCAGAGTTCACCGTAGGTCAGAGCATTAACGTTGATATTTTCGCTGACGTGAAAAAAGTTGACGTGACTGGTACATCTAAAGGTAAAGGTTTTGCCGGTACTGTTAAGCGCTGGAACTTCCGTACTCAGGATGCTACTCACGGTAACTCCTTGTCTCACCGCGTTCCGGGTTCTATCGGTCAGAACCAGACTCCGGGCAAAGTGTTCAAAGGCAAGAAAATGGCAGGCCAGCTGGGTAATGAGCGCGTAACCGTTCAGAGCCTGGACGTAGTACGCGTTGACGCTGAGCGCAACCTGCTGCTGGTTAAAGGTGCAGTTCCCGGTGCTACCGGTTGCGACCTGATCGTTAAACCAGCTGTGAAGGCGTAA
- the rplD gene encoding 50S ribosomal protein L4 produces the protein MELVLKDAQSALTVSETTFGRDFNEALVHQVVVAYAAGARQGTRAQKTRAEVTGSGKKPWRQKGTGRARAGSVKSPIWRSGGVSFAAKPQDHSQKVNKKMYRGALKSILSELVRQDRLIVVEQFSIEAPKTKLLVEKLKDMALEDVLIITGELEENLFLAARNLYKVDVRDAAGIDPVSLIAFDKVVMTADAVKQVEEMLA, from the coding sequence ATGGAATTAGTATTGAAAGACGCGCAAAGCGCGCTGACTGTTTCCGAAACTACCTTCGGTCGTGATTTCAACGAAGCGCTGGTACATCAGGTTGTTGTTGCGTATGCAGCAGGTGCCCGTCAAGGTACTCGTGCTCAGAAGACCCGTGCTGAAGTTACTGGTTCCGGCAAAAAGCCGTGGCGCCAGAAAGGTACCGGCCGTGCGCGTGCAGGTTCTGTAAAGAGCCCAATCTGGCGTTCCGGTGGTGTATCCTTCGCTGCAAAGCCGCAGGACCACAGTCAAAAAGTTAACAAAAAGATGTACCGCGGCGCGCTGAAAAGCATCCTGTCCGAACTGGTACGTCAAGATCGTCTGATCGTTGTCGAGCAGTTCTCTATTGAAGCGCCTAAAACTAAGCTGCTGGTAGAGAAATTGAAAGACATGGCTCTGGAAGACGTGCTGATCATCACTGGCGAACTGGAAGAGAACCTGTTCCTGGCCGCTCGCAACCTGTACAAGGTTGACGTACGTGATGCAGCGGGTATCGACCCAGTTAGCCTGATCGCCTTCGACAAAGTCGTTATGACTGCTGACGCAGTTAAGCAAGTTGAGGAGATGCTGGCATGA
- the rplW gene encoding 50S ribosomal protein L23, whose translation MIREERLLKVLRAPHVSEKASAAMEKTNTIVLKVAKDATKAEIKAAVQKLFEVEVEVVNTLVVKGKVKRSGQRIGRRNDWKKAYVTLKEGQNLDFVGGAE comes from the coding sequence ATGATCCGTGAAGAACGTCTGCTGAAAGTACTGCGCGCGCCGCACGTATCTGAAAAAGCGTCTGCTGCGATGGAAAAAACCAACACCATCGTTCTCAAAGTTGCTAAAGACGCGACCAAAGCAGAAATCAAAGCCGCTGTACAGAAGCTTTTCGAAGTGGAAGTAGAGGTCGTTAACACCCTGGTAGTTAAAGGGAAAGTTAAACGTTCCGGTCAGCGTATTGGTCGTCGTAACGACTGGAAAAAAGCTTACGTCACCCTGAAAGAAGGCCAGAATCTGGACTTCGTCGGCGGCGCTGAGTAA
- the rplB gene encoding 50S ribosomal protein L2, translated as MAVVKCKPTSPGRRHVVKVVNAELHKGKPFAPLVEKNSKSGGRNNNGRITTRHIGGGHKQAYRIIDFKRNKDGIPATVERLEYDPNRSANIALVLYKDGERRYILAPKGLKAGDQIQSGVDAAIKAGNTLPMRNIPVGSTVHNVEMKPGKGGQIARSAGAYVQIVAREGSYVTLRLRSGEMRKVEIDCRATLGEVGNAEHMLRVLGKAGAARWRGVRPTVRGTAMNPVDHPHGGGEGRNFGKHPVTPWGVQTKGKKTRSNKRTDKFIVRRRSK; from the coding sequence ATGGCAGTTGTTAAGTGTAAACCGACATCTCCGGGTCGTCGCCATGTAGTTAAAGTGGTGAATGCGGAGCTGCACAAGGGCAAACCATTCGCCCCGCTGGTAGAAAAAAACAGCAAATCCGGTGGCCGTAATAACAATGGTCGCATCACTACCCGTCATATCGGTGGTGGTCACAAGCAGGCTTACCGTATTATTGACTTCAAACGCAATAAAGATGGTATCCCGGCAACCGTTGAACGTCTTGAGTACGATCCGAACCGCTCTGCGAACATCGCACTGGTTCTGTACAAAGATGGCGAGCGCCGTTACATCCTGGCCCCTAAAGGCCTGAAAGCTGGCGACCAGATTCAGTCTGGCGTTGATGCTGCGATCAAAGCGGGTAACACCCTGCCGATGCGTAACATCCCAGTGGGTTCTACCGTGCATAACGTAGAAATGAAACCAGGCAAAGGCGGACAGATTGCTCGCTCAGCTGGTGCTTACGTGCAGATCGTTGCGCGTGAAGGTTCCTACGTCACCCTGCGTCTGCGTTCAGGTGAAATGCGTAAAGTCGAAATCGACTGCCGCGCAACCCTGGGCGAAGTCGGCAACGCTGAGCACATGCTTCGCGTTCTGGGTAAAGCCGGTGCTGCTCGTTGGCGTGGTGTTCGTCCTACCGTTCGCGGTACTGCGATGAACCCAGTCGACCACCCACACGGTGGTGGTGAAGGTCGTAACTTTGGTAAGCACCCGGTAACCCCGTGGGGCGTTCAGACCAAAGGTAAGAAGACCCGCAGCAACAAGCGTACTGATAAATTTATCGTACGTCGCCGTAGCAAATAA
- the rpsS gene encoding 30S ribosomal protein S19, whose protein sequence is MPRSLKKGPFIDLHLLKKVEKAVESGDKKPLRTWSRRSTIFPNMIGLTIAVHNGRQHVPVFVSDEMVGHKLGEFAPTRTYRGHTADKKAKKR, encoded by the coding sequence ATGCCACGTTCTCTCAAGAAAGGTCCTTTTATTGACCTGCACTTGCTGAAGAAGGTAGAGAAAGCGGTGGAAAGCGGAGACAAGAAGCCTTTGCGCACCTGGTCCCGTCGTTCAACGATCTTCCCTAACATGATCGGTTTGACCATCGCTGTCCATAATGGTCGTCAGCACGTTCCTGTCTTTGTATCCGACGAAATGGTCGGCCACAAACTGGGTGAATTTGCACCGACTCGTACTTATCGCGGCCACACGGCTGATAAGAAAGCCAAGAAACGCTAA
- the rplV gene encoding 50S ribosomal protein L22: METIAKHRHARSSAQKVRLVADLVRGKNVSQALDILTYTNKKAAVLVKKVLESAIANAEHNDGADIDDLKVTKIFVDEGPSMKRIMPRAKGRADRILKRTSHITVVVSDR; the protein is encoded by the coding sequence ATGGAAACTATCGCTAAACATCGCCACGCTCGTTCTTCTGCTCAGAAGGTTCGCCTGGTAGCAGATCTTGTACGCGGTAAGAACGTGTCGCAGGCTCTGGACATTTTGACCTACACCAATAAGAAAGCGGCTGTACTGGTCAAGAAGGTTCTGGAATCTGCCATTGCTAACGCCGAGCACAACGATGGCGCTGACATTGATGATCTGAAAGTTACGAAGATCTTCGTAGACGAAGGCCCAAGCATGAAGCGCATTATGCCTCGTGCAAAAGGTCGTGCAGATCGCATCCTGAAGCGCACCAGCCACATTACTGTGGTTGTGTCCGATCGCTGA
- the rpsC gene encoding 30S ribosomal protein S3, with product MGQKVHPNGIRLGIVKPWNSTWFANTKEFADNLDSDFKVRQFLTKELAKASVSRIVIERPAKSIRVTIHTARPGIVIGKKGEDVEKLRKVVADIAGVPAQINIAEVRKPELDAKLVADSITSQLERRVMFRRAMKRAVQNAMRLGAKGIKVEVSGRLGGAEIARTEWYREGRVPLHTLRADIDYNTSEAHTTYGVIGVKVWIFKGEILGGMAAVEQPEPAAQPKKQQRKSRK from the coding sequence ATGGGTCAGAAAGTACATCCTAATGGTATTCGCCTGGGTATTGTTAAACCCTGGAACTCTACCTGGTTCGCCAATACCAAAGAATTCGCTGACAACCTGGACAGCGACTTTAAAGTACGTCAGTTCCTGACTAAAGAACTGGCTAAAGCGTCTGTATCTCGTATCGTTATCGAGCGTCCAGCTAAGAGCATCCGTGTGACTATTCACACTGCTCGCCCTGGTATCGTTATCGGTAAGAAAGGCGAAGACGTAGAAAAACTGCGCAAGGTCGTAGCGGATATCGCTGGCGTTCCTGCACAGATCAATATCGCTGAAGTCCGTAAGCCGGAACTGGACGCTAAATTGGTTGCTGACAGCATCACTTCACAGCTGGAGCGTCGTGTGATGTTCCGTCGTGCTATGAAGCGTGCTGTACAGAACGCAATGCGTCTGGGCGCTAAAGGGATCAAAGTTGAAGTTAGTGGCCGTCTGGGCGGTGCTGAAATCGCGCGTACCGAATGGTACCGTGAAGGCCGCGTGCCGTTGCACACCCTGCGTGCTGACATTGACTACAACACCTCTGAAGCGCACACCACTTATGGTGTAATCGGCGTTAAGGTATGGATCTTCAAAGGTGAGATCCTGGGTGGTATGGCTGCTGTTGAACAACCGGAACCGGCTGCTCAACCTAAAAAGCAGCAGCGTAAAAGCCGTAAGTAA
- the rplP gene encoding 50S ribosomal protein L16 has protein sequence MLQPKRTKFRKVHKGRNRGLAQGTDVSFGTFGLKAVGRGRLTARQIEAARRAMTRAVKRQGKIWIRVFPDKPITEKPLEVRMGKGKGNVEYWVALIQPGKVLYEMDGVPEELAREAFKLAAAKLPIKTTFVTKTVME, from the coding sequence ATGTTACAACCAAAGCGTACAAAATTCCGTAAAGTGCATAAAGGCCGCAACCGTGGTCTGGCGCAGGGCACGGATGTTAGCTTCGGTACTTTCGGTTTGAAAGCTGTTGGCCGTGGTCGTCTGACCGCTCGTCAGATCGAAGCAGCACGTCGTGCTATGACCCGTGCAGTTAAGCGTCAAGGTAAAATTTGGATCCGTGTATTCCCGGACAAACCAATTACCGAGAAGCCGCTGGAAGTGCGTATGGGTAAAGGTAAAGGTAACGTGGAGTATTGGGTTGCCTTGATCCAGCCGGGTAAAGTCCTGTATGAAATGGACGGCGTTCCGGAAGAGCTTGCCCGTGAAGCATTCAAGCTGGCAGCAGCAAAACTGCCTATCAAAACCACCTTTGTAACTAAGACGGTGATGGAATGA
- the rpmC gene encoding 50S ribosomal protein L29 has protein sequence MKATELREKSVEELNTELLNLLREQFNLRMQAASGQLQQSHLLKQVRRDVARVKTLLTEKAGA, from the coding sequence ATGAAAGCAACAGAGCTGCGTGAAAAAAGCGTTGAAGAGCTGAACACTGAGCTGCTAAACCTGCTGCGTGAGCAGTTTAACCTGCGCATGCAGGCAGCATCCGGCCAGCTGCAACAGTCTCATCTGTTGAAGCAAGTGCGTCGTGATGTTGCACGCGTTAAGACTTTACTGACTGAGAAGGCGGGTGCGTAA
- the rpsQ gene encoding 30S ribosomal protein S17: protein MTDKIRTLQGRVTSDKMEKSMTVAIERFVKHPIYGKFIKRTTKLHVHDENNECGIGDVVEIRECRPLSKTKSWTLVRVIEKAIM, encoded by the coding sequence ATGACCGATAAAATCCGTACTCTGCAAGGTCGTGTGACTAGTGACAAAATGGAGAAATCCATGACCGTTGCTATCGAACGTTTTGTGAAACACCCTATCTACGGTAAATTCATCAAGCGTACGACTAAACTGCACGTACATGACGAGAACAACGAATGCGGTATCGGCGACGTGGTAGAAATCCGCGAATGCCGTCCGCTGTCCAAGACTAAGTCCTGGACTCTGGTTCGCGTTATTGAGAAAGCTATTATGTAA
- the rplN gene encoding 50S ribosomal protein L14, which translates to MIQEQTMLTVADNSGARRVMCIKVLGGSHRRYAGVGDIIKITIKEAIPRGKVKKGDVLKAVVVRTRKGVRRPDGSVIRFDGNACVILNNNSEQPIGTRIFGPVTRELRTEKFMKIISLAPEVL; encoded by the coding sequence ATGATCCAAGAACAGACTATGCTGACCGTCGCCGACAACTCCGGTGCACGTCGCGTAATGTGTATCAAGGTTCTGGGTGGCTCGCACCGTCGCTATGCAGGCGTAGGCGATATCATCAAAATTACCATCAAGGAAGCAATTCCTCGCGGTAAGGTTAAGAAAGGTGATGTGCTGAAAGCGGTAGTGGTGCGCACCAGGAAGGGTGTTCGTCGCCCGGACGGTTCTGTCATTCGCTTCGATGGCAATGCATGCGTTATTTTAAATAATAACAGTGAGCAGCCAATCGGTACGCGTATTTTTGGGCCGGTAACTCGTGAACTTCGTACTGAAAAGTTCATGAAAATTATCTCTCTGGCACCAGAAGTACTCTAA
- the rplX gene encoding 50S ribosomal protein L24 — protein MAAKIRRDDEVIVLTGKDKGKRGKVKNVLSSGKVIVEGINLVKKHQKPVPALNQPGGIVEKEAAIQVSNVALYNTATGKADRVGFRFEDGKKVRFFKSNSETIK, from the coding sequence ATGGCAGCTAAAATCCGTCGCGATGACGAAGTTATCGTGCTGACCGGCAAAGATAAAGGTAAGCGCGGTAAAGTTAAAAATGTCCTGTCTTCTGGCAAGGTCATTGTTGAAGGTATCAACCTGGTTAAGAAACATCAGAAGCCGGTTCCGGCCCTGAACCAACCAGGTGGCATCGTTGAAAAAGAAGCTGCTATTCAGGTTTCTAACGTTGCGCTTTACAACACTGCCACCGGTAAGGCTGACCGTGTAGGCTTTAGATTCGAAGACGGCAAAAAAGTCCGTTTCTTCAAATCTAACAGCGAAACTATCAAGTAA
- the rplE gene encoding 50S ribosomal protein L5 has protein sequence MAKLHDYYKDEVVKQLMTEFNYISVMQVPRVEKITLNMGVGEAIADKKLLDNAAADLAAISGQKPFITKARKSVAGFKIRQGYPIGCKVTLRGERMWEFFERLISIAVPRIRDFRGLSAKSFDGRGNYSMGVREQIIFPEIDYDKVDRVRGLDITITTTAKSDDEGRALLAAFNFPFRK, from the coding sequence ATGGCGAAACTGCATGATTACTACAAAGACGAAGTAGTTAAACAACTCATGACTGAGTTTAACTACATTTCTGTCATGCAAGTCCCTCGGGTCGAGAAGATCACCCTGAACATGGGTGTTGGTGAAGCGATCGCTGATAAGAAACTGCTGGATAATGCAGCAGCTGACTTAGCAGCAATCTCCGGTCAAAAGCCGTTTATCACCAAAGCACGCAAATCAGTTGCAGGCTTCAAAATCCGTCAGGGCTATCCGATCGGCTGTAAAGTGACTCTGCGTGGTGAACGCATGTGGGAGTTCTTTGAGCGTCTGATTTCTATTGCTGTTCCACGTATTCGTGACTTCCGTGGCTTGTCCGCTAAGTCTTTCGATGGTCGTGGTAACTACAGCATGGGCGTTCGTGAGCAGATCATCTTCCCAGAGATCGACTATGACAAAGTCGACCGCGTTCGTGGTTTGGATATCACCATTACCACTACTGCGAAATCTGATGATGAAGGCCGCGCACTGTTGGCTGCTTTTAACTTCCCGTTCCGCAAGTAA
- the rpsN gene encoding 30S ribosomal protein S14: MAKQSMKAREVVRVKLADKYRAKREELKAIISSVNSSDEDRWNAVLKLQTLPRDSSPSRQRKRCRQTGRPHGYVGKFGLSRIKLREAAMRGEVPGLKKASW; this comes from the coding sequence ATGGCTAAGCAATCGATGAAAGCACGCGAAGTCGTTCGCGTGAAACTGGCTGACAAGTACCGCGCTAAACGCGAGGAACTGAAAGCTATCATTTCTAGTGTGAACTCATCCGACGAAGATCGTTGGAATGCTGTTCTCAAGCTGCAAACTCTGCCGCGTGATTCCAGCCCGTCTCGTCAGCGCAAGCGCTGCCGCCAAACTGGCCGTCCACATGGTTATGTGGGCAAATTCGGGTTGAGCCGCATCAAGTTACGTGAAGCCGCCATGCGCGGTGAAGTACCAGGCTTGAAAAAGGCTAGCTGGTAA
- the rpsH gene encoding 30S ribosomal protein S8 translates to MSMQDPIADMLTRIRNGQAANKVAVTMPSSKLKLAIAKLLKEEGYIEEFKIEGDTKPELELTLKYFQGKAVVESIQRVSRPGLRIYKRKDELPKVMAGLGIAVVSTSKGVMTDRAARQAGLGGEIICYVA, encoded by the coding sequence ATGAGCATGCAAGATCCGATCGCGGATATGCTGACCCGTATCCGTAACGGTCAAGCCGCGAACAAAGTTGCGGTGACCATGCCTTCCTCCAAGCTGAAATTGGCAATTGCCAAGCTGCTGAAGGAAGAAGGATATATCGAAGAATTTAAAATCGAAGGCGACACCAAGCCAGAACTGGAACTGACTCTTAAGTATTTCCAGGGCAAGGCTGTGGTAGAAAGCATTCAGCGTGTTAGTCGTCCAGGTCTGCGCATCTACAAACGCAAAGACGAGCTGCCAAAAGTTATGGCAGGACTGGGTATCGCTGTTGTTTCTACCTCTAAAGGTGTTATGACCGATCGTGCAGCGCGCCAGGCTGGTCTTGGTGGCGAAATTATCTGCTACGTAGCTTAA
- the rplF gene encoding 50S ribosomal protein L6: MSRVAKAPVVIPAGVEVKLDGQVISIKGKNGELTRTLNAAVEVKHADNTLTFAPREGFTDGWAQAGTSRALLNSMVIGVTEGFSKKLQLVGVGYRAAIKGNAVSLALGFSHPVEHALPAGITAECPTQTEIVLKGADKQLIGQVAADLRAYRRPEPYKGKGVRYADEVVRTKEAKKK, translated from the coding sequence ATGTCTCGTGTTGCTAAAGCACCTGTCGTGATTCCTGCCGGCGTAGAGGTAAAACTCGACGGTCAGGTTATTTCGATTAAAGGTAAAAACGGCGAGCTGACTCGTACTCTTAACGCTGCTGTAGAAGTAAAGCATGCTGACAACACCCTGACTTTCGCTCCGCGCGAAGGCTTCACGGATGGTTGGGCGCAGGCTGGTACTTCTCGTGCACTGTTGAACAGTATGGTTATCGGTGTTACCGAAGGCTTCTCTAAGAAGTTGCAGCTGGTTGGTGTAGGTTATCGTGCAGCCATTAAAGGCAACGCTGTGAGTCTGGCCCTGGGCTTTTCTCACCCTGTTGAACATGCGCTGCCTGCCGGAATCACTGCTGAATGTCCAACTCAGACTGAAATCGTGCTGAAAGGCGCTGATAAACAGCTGATTGGTCAGGTAGCAGCAGATCTGCGCGCCTACCGTCGTCCTGAGCCTTATAAAGGCAAGGGTGTTCGTTACGCCGACGAAGTCGTGCGTACCAAAGAGGCTAAGAAGAAGTAA
- the rplR gene encoding 50S ribosomal protein L18, whose product MDKKSARIRRATRARRKLKELGATRLVVHRTPRHIYAQVIAPNGSEILVAASTVEKAIGEQLKYTGNKDAAAAVGKAVAERAIEKGITNVSFDRSGFQYHGRVQALADAAREAGLQF is encoded by the coding sequence ATGGATAAGAAATCTGCTCGTATCCGTCGTGCGACCCGCGCACGCCGCAAGCTCAAAGAGCTGGGTGCAACTCGCCTGGTGGTACATCGTACCCCGCGTCATATTTACGCACAGGTAATTGCTCCAAACGGTTCTGAAATCCTGGTTGCTGCTTCTACAGTAGAAAAAGCAATCGGTGAGCAACTGAAGTACACAGGAAACAAAGACGCCGCCGCAGCTGTTGGTAAAGCAGTCGCTGAGCGCGCAATCGAAAAAGGCATCACAAATGTTTCTTTCGACCGCTCTGGTTTCCAATATCATGGTCGTGTCCAGGCACTGGCAGATGCTGCCCGTGAAGCTGGCCTACAGTTCTAA
- the rpsE gene encoding 30S ribosomal protein S5, which produces MAHIEKQAGELQEKLIAVNRVSKTVKGGRIFSFTALTVVGDGNGRIGFGYGKAREVPAAIQKAMEKARRNMINVALNNGTLQHPVKGVHTGSRVFMQPASEGTGIIAGGAMRAVLEVAGVHNVLAKAYGSTNPINVVRATLDGLANMNSPEMVAAKRGKSVEDILG; this is translated from the coding sequence ATGGCACACATCGAAAAACAAGCTGGCGAACTGCAGGAAAAGCTGATCGCGGTAAATCGCGTATCTAAAACCGTTAAAGGCGGTCGTATCTTCTCCTTCACTGCTTTGACAGTGGTTGGCGACGGTAACGGTCGTATCGGTTTTGGTTACGGTAAAGCGCGTGAAGTTCCAGCAGCGATCCAGAAAGCGATGGAAAAAGCTCGTCGCAATATGATTAACGTCGCGCTGAACAACGGCACCCTGCAGCACCCTGTTAAAGGCGTGCACACTGGGTCTCGTGTGTTCATGCAGCCGGCTTCTGAAGGTACCGGTATCATCGCCGGCGGTGCAATGCGCGCCGTACTGGAAGTCGCTGGGGTTCATAACGTTCTGGCTAAAGCCTACGGTTCCACTAACCCGATTAACGTGGTTCGTGCAACGCTGGATGGCCTGGCCAACATGAATTCCCCAGAAATGGTCGCTGCCAAGCGTGGCAAATCCGTTGAAGACATTCTGGGGTAA
- the rpmD gene encoding 50S ribosomal protein L30, protein MAKTIKITQTRSSIGRLPKHKATLLGLGLRRINHTVEREDTPAVRGMVNAISYMVKVEE, encoded by the coding sequence ATGGCTAAGACTATTAAGATTACTCAAACCCGCAGTTCGATCGGCCGTTTGCCAAAACACAAGGCAACGCTGCTTGGCCTGGGTCTGCGTCGTATTAACCACACCGTAGAGCGTGAAGACACGCCAGCTGTACGCGGTATGGTTAACGCGATTTCCTACATGGTTAAAGTGGAGGAGTAA
- the rplO gene encoding 50S ribosomal protein L15: MRLNTLSPAEGSKHAPKRLGRGIGSGLGKTGGRGHKGQNSRSGGGVRRGFEGGQMPLYRRLPKFGFTSRKAAVTAEVRLSDLAKVEGGIVDLNTLKAANIIGIQIEFAKVILSGEVSAPVTVRGLRVTKGARAAIEAAGGKIEE; this comes from the coding sequence ATGCGTTTAAATACTCTGTCTCCGGCCGAAGGGTCTAAGCACGCTCCTAAACGTTTAGGTCGTGGTATTGGTTCTGGCCTCGGTAAGACCGGTGGTCGTGGTCACAAAGGTCAGAACTCTCGTTCTGGCGGTGGCGTACGTCGCGGTTTCGAAGGTGGTCAGATGCCTCTGTACCGTCGTCTGCCGAAATTCGGTTTCACCTCTCGCAAAGCAGCAGTAACCGCAGAAGTGCGTCTGTCTGACCTGGCGAAAGTTGAAGGCGGTATCGTCGACCTGAACACGCTGAAAGCAGCTAACATTATCGGTATTCAGATTGAATTCGCTAAAGTTATCCTGTCTGGCGAAGTCTCTGCACCGGTAACGGTTCGCGGTCTGCGTGTCACTAAAGGCGCTCGTGCTGCAATCGAAGCTGCTGGCGGTAAAATTGAGGAATAA